From Vigna unguiculata cultivar IT97K-499-35 chromosome 5, ASM411807v1, whole genome shotgun sequence, the proteins below share one genomic window:
- the LOC114184399 gene encoding uncharacterized protein LOC114184399 encodes MGQPMRGGISTDKGDDQQHHDNESTGRRAASTVYLSVSDDTISTTLVQENPEQRLVYFINRVLQSSEMRYQLIEKIALALMTAARRLRRYFQSHQVIIRTDHPIAKILRKPDLAGRMIASSVELSEFGLKYKPRGSVKGQQLADFAVELHGSISPSEQIWVLFVDGSSDKRNAGAGIVIEGPSSFTVDHSLQFKFRATNNQAKFEALIAGLRLAKDLGARRLKCNTDSRLVVRQVQGEYQVKDDLLLQYYHKVVEAMKEFEEVTIHHIPQAENARADRLSKLAEGKEKGQLKTIIRQTLMRPSAGECAAIDRPVDWMSELRELLRRCDAGEDMKQIERRRALRFVTIGEDLYKRGFTAPLLKCLSEEEVGYVMNEVHNGVCGMHT; translated from the coding sequence ATGGGACAACCAATGCGAGGAGGCATTTCAACAGATAAAGGTGATGATCAGCAGCACCACGATAATGAGTCGACCGGTAGAAGAGCTGCCTCTACAGTATACCTATCGGTCTCAGACGACACGATCAGCACGACCTTAGTGCAAGAAAATCCAGAGCAGCGACTGGTGTACTTTATCAACCGGGTATTGCAGAGCTCGGAAATGAGGTACCAGCTGATAGAAAAGATAGCTTTAGCGCTAATGACAGCTGCACGCCGATTACGTCGATACTTCCAGAGCCACCAGGTGATCATCCGCACCGATCATCCTATAGCCAAGATACTCAGGAAGCCTGACCTGGCCGGAAGAATGATTGCTTCGTCGGTTGAGCTATCTGAGTTTGGCCTCAAGTATAAGCCAAGAGGATCTGTCAAGGGGCAACAGTTGGCAGATTTCGCTGTAGAACTCCACGGGTCGATCTCCCCGTCGGAACAAATATGGGTCCTCTTCGTCGATGGCTCGTCGGACAAACGCAATGCTGGAGCAGggattgtcatcgaaggaccGAGCAGCTTTACGGTCGACCACTCCCTGCAATTCAAGTTCAGAGCAACTAACAACCAAGCAAAGTTTGAAGCACTGATCGCCGGACTGAGGCTAGCAAAGGATCTAGGCGCCAGAAGGTTAAAGTGTAACACTGATTCGCGACTCGTGGTCAGGCAAGTGCAAGGGGAATATCAAGTTAAAGATGATCTACTATTGCAATATTATCACAAGGTGGTTGAAGCCATGAAAGAGTTCGAAGAAGTAACTATCCACCATATCCCCCAAGCGGAGAATGCCAGAGCCGATAGGCTATCCAAGCTGGCAGAGGGGAAAGAGAAAGGTCAGTTGAAAACCATCATCAGGCAAACCCTGATGAGACCCTCGGCAGGAGAATGCGCAGCGATCGATCGGCCAGTAGACTGGATGAGTGAGCTGCGGGAACTTCTGAGAAGATGTGATGCCGGAGAAGACATGAAGCAGATCGAGCGGCGTCGGGCGCTTCGATTTGTCACTATCGGAGAGGATCTGTACAAACGAGGCTTCACCGCACCGCTCCTCAAATGCCTATCGGAGGAAGAAGTAGGATACGTCATGAACGAGGTCCACAATGGCGTTTGCGGGATGCACACCTGA
- the LOC114184400 gene encoding uncharacterized protein LOC114184400, protein MVTTRNRTSNVDGGRMVDDQADTREMIRAMQQRMDEMQRNYEVQMQVLREENAALRRKEEGIPSTPTVPDPLKLSQAQQHREAERVESRLPPTGQEQSQTPRVKKTQASRGNISHMMAESFGANEGGHPSRQPIHASGNFPFTQFILETPLSERWKMPTFDKYDGTTNPNNHMRVFTHQMMFHAVSDPIWCHVFSTSMTGEALEWFSKLPTKSIDSFATLKARFNTQFAPLRPAILTVDNLVNIRQKDGESLRSYLDRYNRMSVKIKDISDEITRHHFLYGLQPGVFADKISRKKPKTMEEMRERAAKFIQMEDMQEFRVKKREKEDAASHKSAPRPSKPLARPNDKKTPKFTTYTPWPSPERRS, encoded by the coding sequence ATGGTGACCACAAGAAATCGAACTAGCAACGTGGACGGAGGAAGAATGGTAGATGATCAAGCAGATACGAGGGAGATGATCAGGGCGATGCAACAAAGGATGGATGAAATGCAGAGGAACTATGAGGTGCAGATGCAAGTCTTGCGAGAGGAGAACGCCGCCCTTCGACGAAAAGAGGAGGGCATCCCTTCGACCCCTACCGTGCCCGATCCGCTCAAACTGAGCCAGGCACAACAACACCGGGAAGCCGAGCGGGTGGAAAGTCGTCTGCCTCCCACAGGACAAGAGCAATCACAGACCCCGCGGGTGAAAAAGACGCAGGCATCGAGGGGAAACATCTCTCACATGATGGCCGAGAGCTTCGGGGCCAACGAGGGAGGTCACCCTTCCCGACAACCGATCCACGCGTCGGGGAATTTCCCCTTCACCCAATTCATATTGGAGACCCCGTTGTCGGAGAGATGGAAGATGCCGACGTTCGACAAGTatgacgggacgacgaaccctAACAACCATATGCGGGTGTTCACCCACCAGATGATGTTCCATGCAGTAAGCGACCCGATTTGGTGTCACGTTTTCTCGACCTCCATGACGGGAGAGGCGTTGGAGTGGTTCTCTAAGCTGCCGACCAAAAGCATCGACTCCTTCGCCACTCTGAAAGCCAGGTTCAACACGCAGTTTGCCCCCCTGAGGCCAGCTATCCTGACGGTAGATAACTTGGTAAACATCCGACAGAAAGATGGGGAGTCATTGAGGAGTTATCTTGATCGATACAACCGTATGTCGGTCAAGATAAAGGACATCAGCGATGAAATCACTCGGCATCACTTCTTGTACGGACTGCAGCCGGGTGTGTTTGCAGACAAGATAAGCCGCAAGAAGCCGAAGACGATGGAGGAGATGAGGGAACGAGCAGCCAAGTTCATCCAGATGGAAGACATGCAGGAGTTTAGGgtgaagaagagggagaaggaAGATGCTGCTTCACATAAAAGCGCCCCCCGACCGAGCAAACCCCTTGCTCGGCCCAACGATAAGAAAACGCCCAAGTTCACAACATATACCCCTTGGCCGTCCCCCGAGCGAAGATCTTAA